A window from Pleuronectes platessa chromosome 6, fPlePla1.1, whole genome shotgun sequence encodes these proteins:
- the LOC128442528 gene encoding neurogenic protein mastermind isoform X1, which produces MDDRGKDAEEPPYQSLLLLGAIAAASAFVVTILIVLVCVGCQRKSKTKHPPAGEKGTSVNMQGTLRHPKLNSMSKSDTRLHEINRFPCNGNSVGKSRPASMDLLLLHSRCSQTDLRPSHGRQLPQIPTSPQGSGHGEGGETGGEAGGGGGGGGGGGGGAGAGVVEARDHTYTEVGLRNNPTPTHGLDDGLYESVGVREGDTGPKVPSAPPSTSSNTPALVRAAQSPPAHSNGGRNGNGLGNGGRGNGRGNGRGNGRGNGRGNGRGNGTINGPLNGRGNGVSAVTSSPLSSVKSLAIQEPTAAEYASIRKFKQVDKTSRKENNGADSQSDSQSSVSDSPSAAPPPLHRSQEFPRKPLEPFHLHSFPKEAVFMGNGEQYIWKPPEDDDIITLHPPPLRGENGQGHPSPPTAKEIADTYSIVCKSQKKKAPMENNGAKTLPRSFGGDRGNRGRGRGVQGPARSQEEPCYESVGDRSWSTCAMAESDPAYATIDSHRKREQGGTNNGTPGGSATLKRKKQVPPPPPPPLPPQLPLPQQQQQQQQQQQQQQEQQPQQQAAPAAPQGSGPAAPPARGLPGGENFYESISDVKQGGNSASTTTIFTFNDGMEMYVTGL; this is translated from the exons ATGGATGACAGGGGAAAAGATGCCGAGGAACCTCCCTACCAGAGCCTGCTTCTCCTGGGAGCCATTGCGGCAGCGTCTGCCTTCGTGGTCACCATCCTGATTGTCCTCGTCTGCGTTGGCTGCCAAAG AAAAAGCAAGACCAAGCACCCTCCAGCCGGAGAGAAAGGGACATCTGTAAATATG CAGGGCACACTCCGCCATCCCAAACTGAACTCCATGAGCAAATCGGACACCAGGCTGCACGAGATCAATCGCTTTCCCTGCAATGGAAACT CTGTTGGTAAGAGCCGTCCAGCCAGTATGGacctcctgctcctgcacagTCGCTGCTCCCAGACAGACCTGAGGCCCTCCCATGGGCGCCAGCTACCCCAGATCCCCACCAGTCCCCAGGGATCTGGCcacggggagggaggggagacgggaggagaagcgggaggaggaggaggaggaggaggaggaggaggaggaggagcaggggcagGAGTAGTGGAGGCCAGAGACCACACATATACCGAGGTGGGCCTGCGCAACAACCCCACCCCGACCCACGGCCTGGACGATGGCCTGTACGAGAGTGTAGGCGTGCGGGAGGGGGACACGGGCCCCAAGGTGCCCTCTGCCCCGCCGTCCACATCATCCAACACGCCAGCTTTAGTGAGGGCTGCCCAGAGCCCGCCAGCTCATTCCAACGGAGGCCGCAATGGAAACGGGCTCGGGAAT GGAGGCAGAGGGAACGGCAGAGGGAACGGCAGAGGGAACGGCAGGGGGAACGGCAGAGGGAACGGCAGAGGGAACGGCACCATTAATGGTCCGCTGAATGGAAGAGGCAATGGGGTGAGCGCCGTCACTAgctcccctctgtcctctgttaAATCCCTGGCCATTCAAGAACCGACTGCAGCCGAGTACGCGTCCATACGCAAGTTCAAACAG GTTGACAAGACGAGCAGGAAGGAAAACAACGGGGCCGACAGCCAGTCAGACAGCCAGTCGAGCGTGAGCGACTCACCctccgctgctcctcctcccctgcaTCGCAGTCAGGAGTTTCCACGCAAGCCGCTGGAGCCGTTCCACCTGCACTCCTTCCCAAAG GAGGCCGTGTTCATGGGCAACGGGGAGCAGTACATCTGGAAGCCTCCGGAGGACGATGACATCATCACCTTGCACCCACCTCCACTCCGTGGCGAGAACGGGCAGGGGCACCCATCTCCCCCAACTGCAAAGGAg ATTGCAGACACCTACTCCATTGTGTGTAAATCCCAGAAGAAGAAAGCTCCTATGGAAAACAACGGAGCTAAGACCCTCCCGCGCTCCTTCGGTGGGGATAGGGGAAACCGGGGTCGAGGCAGAGGAGTCCAGGGGCCGGCACGTTCCCAAGAGGAGCCCTGCTATGAGTCGGTTGGAGACAGGTCCTGGTCCACATGCGCAATGGCCGAGTCTGACCCCGCGTACGCTACCATCGACAGCCACCGGAAACGTGAGCAGGGGGGAACCAATAACGGCACACCAGGGGGCAGTGCCACTCTGAAGAGAAAGAAGCAGGTGCCgccaccaccgccgccgccactgccgccgcagcttccgcttccgcagcaacaacaacaacaacaacaacaacaacaacaacaacaggagcaGCAGCCGCAACAACAGGCAGCACCAGCGGCACCTCAGGGCTCAGGACCCGCCGCCCCGCCTGCTAGAGGCCTGCCTGGTGGGGAAAACTTCTATGAGAGCATCAGTGATGTGAAACAAGGGGGCAACAGCgccagcaccaccaccatctTCACCTTCAATGATGGGATGGAGATGTACGTCACTGGCCTGTAG
- the LOC128442528 gene encoding WAS/WASL-interacting protein family member 1 isoform X2 — MDDRGKDAEEPPYQSLLLLGAIAAASAFVVTILIVLVCVGCQRKSKTKHPPAGEKGTSVNMGTLRHPKLNSMSKSDTRLHEINRFPCNGNSVGKSRPASMDLLLLHSRCSQTDLRPSHGRQLPQIPTSPQGSGHGEGGETGGEAGGGGGGGGGGGGGAGAGVVEARDHTYTEVGLRNNPTPTHGLDDGLYESVGVREGDTGPKVPSAPPSTSSNTPALVRAAQSPPAHSNGGRNGNGLGNGGRGNGRGNGRGNGRGNGRGNGRGNGTINGPLNGRGNGVSAVTSSPLSSVKSLAIQEPTAAEYASIRKFKQVDKTSRKENNGADSQSDSQSSVSDSPSAAPPPLHRSQEFPRKPLEPFHLHSFPKEAVFMGNGEQYIWKPPEDDDIITLHPPPLRGENGQGHPSPPTAKEIADTYSIVCKSQKKKAPMENNGAKTLPRSFGGDRGNRGRGRGVQGPARSQEEPCYESVGDRSWSTCAMAESDPAYATIDSHRKREQGGTNNGTPGGSATLKRKKQVPPPPPPPLPPQLPLPQQQQQQQQQQQQQQEQQPQQQAAPAAPQGSGPAAPPARGLPGGENFYESISDVKQGGNSASTTTIFTFNDGMEMYVTGL; from the exons ATGGATGACAGGGGAAAAGATGCCGAGGAACCTCCCTACCAGAGCCTGCTTCTCCTGGGAGCCATTGCGGCAGCGTCTGCCTTCGTGGTCACCATCCTGATTGTCCTCGTCTGCGTTGGCTGCCAAAG AAAAAGCAAGACCAAGCACCCTCCAGCCGGAGAGAAAGGGACATCTGTAAATATG GGCACACTCCGCCATCCCAAACTGAACTCCATGAGCAAATCGGACACCAGGCTGCACGAGATCAATCGCTTTCCCTGCAATGGAAACT CTGTTGGTAAGAGCCGTCCAGCCAGTATGGacctcctgctcctgcacagTCGCTGCTCCCAGACAGACCTGAGGCCCTCCCATGGGCGCCAGCTACCCCAGATCCCCACCAGTCCCCAGGGATCTGGCcacggggagggaggggagacgggaggagaagcgggaggaggaggaggaggaggaggaggaggaggaggaggagcaggggcagGAGTAGTGGAGGCCAGAGACCACACATATACCGAGGTGGGCCTGCGCAACAACCCCACCCCGACCCACGGCCTGGACGATGGCCTGTACGAGAGTGTAGGCGTGCGGGAGGGGGACACGGGCCCCAAGGTGCCCTCTGCCCCGCCGTCCACATCATCCAACACGCCAGCTTTAGTGAGGGCTGCCCAGAGCCCGCCAGCTCATTCCAACGGAGGCCGCAATGGAAACGGGCTCGGGAAT GGAGGCAGAGGGAACGGCAGAGGGAACGGCAGAGGGAACGGCAGGGGGAACGGCAGAGGGAACGGCAGAGGGAACGGCACCATTAATGGTCCGCTGAATGGAAGAGGCAATGGGGTGAGCGCCGTCACTAgctcccctctgtcctctgttaAATCCCTGGCCATTCAAGAACCGACTGCAGCCGAGTACGCGTCCATACGCAAGTTCAAACAG GTTGACAAGACGAGCAGGAAGGAAAACAACGGGGCCGACAGCCAGTCAGACAGCCAGTCGAGCGTGAGCGACTCACCctccgctgctcctcctcccctgcaTCGCAGTCAGGAGTTTCCACGCAAGCCGCTGGAGCCGTTCCACCTGCACTCCTTCCCAAAG GAGGCCGTGTTCATGGGCAACGGGGAGCAGTACATCTGGAAGCCTCCGGAGGACGATGACATCATCACCTTGCACCCACCTCCACTCCGTGGCGAGAACGGGCAGGGGCACCCATCTCCCCCAACTGCAAAGGAg ATTGCAGACACCTACTCCATTGTGTGTAAATCCCAGAAGAAGAAAGCTCCTATGGAAAACAACGGAGCTAAGACCCTCCCGCGCTCCTTCGGTGGGGATAGGGGAAACCGGGGTCGAGGCAGAGGAGTCCAGGGGCCGGCACGTTCCCAAGAGGAGCCCTGCTATGAGTCGGTTGGAGACAGGTCCTGGTCCACATGCGCAATGGCCGAGTCTGACCCCGCGTACGCTACCATCGACAGCCACCGGAAACGTGAGCAGGGGGGAACCAATAACGGCACACCAGGGGGCAGTGCCACTCTGAAGAGAAAGAAGCAGGTGCCgccaccaccgccgccgccactgccgccgcagcttccgcttccgcagcaacaacaacaacaacaacaacaacaacaacaacaacaggagcaGCAGCCGCAACAACAGGCAGCACCAGCGGCACCTCAGGGCTCAGGACCCGCCGCCCCGCCTGCTAGAGGCCTGCCTGGTGGGGAAAACTTCTATGAGAGCATCAGTGATGTGAAACAAGGGGGCAACAGCgccagcaccaccaccatctTCACCTTCAATGATGGGATGGAGATGTACGTCACTGGCCTGTAG